Below is a genomic region from Dyella terrae.
CGGTGCTGCGCAACCAGCGCACCATCTACTCGCGTGAACAGGTCTTCGGCGGCAAGCAGCTCACCGACGAAATCATGCGTCGCTACGGCCTTTCCTATGAGGAAGCCGGTCGCGCCAAGCGCAAGGGCGGCCTGCCGGAATCGTACGAGAGCGAAGCGCTGGAACCGTTCAAGGAATCGCTGATCCAGCAGATCAGCCGCCTCCTGCAGTTCTTCTTTGCCGGTAGCGAGTACAGCAAGGTCGATCAGGTCGTGCTGGCTGGCGGCTGTGCCTCGATCGAAGGCATCGGTCCCATGCTGGAAGAGCAGCTCGGCGTGCCGTGCGTGGTGGCGAACCCGCTGGCCCGCATGTCGCTGTCGCCGCGCGTGCAGGCGCAGCAGCTGGCACAGGATGCGCCCGCGTTGATGATCGCGGTCGGGCTCGCGATGAGGAGCTTCGACTGATGGCACACATCAACCTACTTCCGTGGCGCAATGAACGCCGCAAACAGCGCGAGCGCGAGTTCTTCATGCAGCTCGGCGCGGCCTTCGTGGCCGGCGTGCTTTTCGTCCTGTTGTGGGTGGGCTGGATGGGCCAGCGCATCGACAGCCAGAACGACCGCAACACCTACATGCAGGGTGAGATCAAGCAACTCGATGAGCGCATCGCCAAGATCAAGGACCTGGAAAAGGTTCGTGAGCGACTGCTGGCGCGCAAAAAGATCATCGAAGAGCTGCAGGCCAATCGCTCGCAGATGGTTCACCTGTTCGATGAGCTGGTGAAGACCATTCCGTCCAGCGCGCGGCTGTCGGGCCTCAAGCAGACCGGCGAAGCCATGTCGCTCGACGGCGTGGCCCAGTCCAACGCCAGCGTCGCCGAGTACATGCGCAATATCGAGTCGTCCCCGTGGATGGGTCATGCGGACCTTCGCAAGACCGAAAACACCCGTGGCGACCAGCGCATGCCGTACTCCTTCGGCCTGGATGTGGCACTGGCCAAGCCCAAGGCCGATGACGGCAGCGACGGCAAGGAACCGGTGATCCCGGCCAATGCCCCGGCTGATGCCAGCGCGGCAGCTCCGGCCCCGGTGGCAGCGATGCCAGCCGCGGCATCCGCAGCGACGCCTGCGGCAGCACCCCCGGCCAGTACGCCGCCCGCTGCCACGACGTCGCCGACGGTGACCGCAACCCCGCCGAAGGCCGCTCCCGCCAAAACGGAACCCGCACCGGCCGCCAAGGCGCCGGCCCAGCCGCAGGCCACCGCGCCGGGCAGTGCAGCAGCCAACGGAGGAGCCAAGCCATGAAGTTCCTCAATGACCTGCGCAGCCTTGACCGCAACAACATCGGTGGCTGGCCGCAATCCATCAAGATCTTCTTCACGGTTCTCCTTTTCGGCCTGATCGTGCTGCTCGGTTGGTATCTCTACATCAACGACCAGCAGGACGAACTCGCGACGCTGCAGGGCAAGGAGCAGCAGCTCAAGCAGGAGTTCTCGACCAAGCAGGCCAAGGCCGTGAACCTCGAAGCGCTGCAGCAACAGCTCGACGAGATGCAGGACATGCTGCGCCAGTTGCTGCGTCAGCTGCCCAGCCGTACCGAAATGCCGGAGCTGCTGGTTGACGTGTCGCAGACAGCCCTTTCCGCGGGCCTCGAGACCGACCTGTTCCAGCCCGGTGCCGAGCGTCCGAAGGACTTCTACGCCGAGAAGCCGATCCAGCTGCGCATGACCGGTACGTACCACCAGTTCGGTACCTTCATCAGCGGCGTGGCCTCGCTCCCGCGCGTGGTGATCCTCACCATGCATGACGTCTCGCTGACGCCCAAGGGCAACACCGGGCAACTGGTGCTGCAGGGCACGGTCAAGACCTATCGCTACCTGGAAGACGAAGAGAGCGCCGAAGCCAAGGCCGCCAACGCGGTGTCGGGTTCGAAGAAGGCCAAGAACGGGGGACGGAAATGAGCCTGCGGGAAACCGTCAAACCCATGCGCCTGGCACGCGTAGCCCTCGTCGCGGGCGCCCTGATGGCGCTCGCCGGCTGCTCCAAGGATGACGACCTGCGCCAGTGGGTCGCCGCGGAGAAAGCCAAGAAGGGCGCGCCGATCCCGCCGCTTCCGGTCATCAAGACATTCGAAACGTTCCTCTACACCGACCAGGATCGTCGCGACCCCTTCAGCCCGAGCACGGCCGAACTGCAGACCGGCAACAACGCCGGCCCGCGCCCGGACGAAGATCGCGTCAAGCAGCCGCTGGAAGCGTTTGCGCTGGATAGCCTGAAGATGGTCGGCACCCTGGGCCTGGGCAATGGCATCGAGGTGCTCATCAAGGATCCTGCCAATGTGATTCATCGCGTGCACCGCGGCGACTACATGGGTCAGAACTACGGTCACGTCACCGCCATCAGCGAAGACCACATCGAGTTGGTCGAGCTGGTTCCCAACGGGAACGGCGGGTGGATGGAACGCTCAGCCAGCATCGCGCTTGGCGAGAAATAAGAATCACAGGGGCTGATGCAATGACGAACCTAATCAAACCTGTTCGGGGCCGTGTCATGCGCCAAGCGAGTCGTCGCCTGATCGCCGGACTGCTGATCGCCAGCACCGCCTGGTCGGGCCTGGTTGCTGCGGCGACCAGCACCTTGAAAGAGATCACTTACGACACCCTGCCGGGCGGTCGCATCGAGTTGCACCTGAACTTCGCGCAAGGCCCCGTGCCGGAGCCGAAGATCTTCACTACGGGCAACCCGCCGCGCATCGCGATCGACTTTGCCGATACCGACAATGCCGCCGCGCGCCATCTGGCCATCAACCAGGGGTCCACCTCGGGCGTGTCGGCCGTTTCGGCCGGCGGGCGCACCCGGGTGATCGTGGAGCTGATGCGCGATTCGGCCTACCGCTCGCGCGTCGAGGGCAACAGCCTGGTGTTTACGGTCGCCAACGGCACCGACGCCACCACGACCACCACGGCATCGAACATCGACCCGTCCAAGGCGTTGCCGTCGGCCGCCATGGGCCCGTCCGTGTCGAACATCGACTTCCGTCGCGGTCCCAACGGCGAAGGCCGCGTGCTGATCAACTTCAGCGCCAACGGTGCTGGCGCCGACATGAAGCGCGAGGGCGACAAGCTCATCGTCAACCTGTCGAACGTCAACTTGCCGGCTGACCAGGCCAAGCGCCTGGACGTGCTCGATTTCGCCACGCCGGTCCAGTACATCACCACCAAGGCCAATGGCCCGCGTGGCGGCGCCCGCATGGAAATTGCGGTCAAGGGCAGTGTGGAAACGTCCGCCTATCAGACGGCCGACCAGTATGTCGTCGAAGTGGCGCCGAAGAAGAAGGCCGATCCGAACGTTGGTCCGAACGGCAAGCCGCTGCGTGGCCAGGATCCGGTCTACAACGGCAACCGCGTTACCCTGAACTTCCAGGACATCCCGGTGCGCTCGGCCCTGCAGGTGCTGGCTGACGTGTCGAACCTGAACCTCGTGGCGTCCGATACCGTGGGCGGCAGCGTCACGCTGCGACTGGTCAACGTGCCGTGGGATCAGGCCCTTGATGTCGTGCTCCGTGCAAAGAACCTCGACAAGCGTCGCAACGGCAACGTCGTCTGGATCGCGCCGCAGGAAGAACTCGCCCGCTACGAGCAGAGCGTCGCCGACGCCCGCATCAAGGCCGAAGACAATGCTGAGCTCGTCACCGACTACGTGCCGATCAGCTACGGCAAGGCGGCGGATATCGCCAAGTTGCTTACCTCCGGCAGCATGGCCGGTGGTGGTGGCGCGGGCGGTGGTGGCGGCGGTGGCCAGCGTGGCTTCCTGTCGCCGCGTGGCAGCGTCTCCTTCGACGAGCGCACCAATACCCTGCTGATCAACGACAACCCGCAGAAGATCCGCGAAATCCGTGACCTCATCGCCGTGCTCGACAAGCCGGTGCAGCAGGTGCTGATCGAATCGCGCATCGTGGTGGCCAGCGACCAGTTCTCCCGCGAGCTCGGTGCCAAGTTCGGCATCAGCGGCCAGCGCACCAACCCGAGCGGCCAGGTCATCCAGACCGGCGGCAAGCTGGGTGATCCGCTGGGCAACAACACCACCAATCAGGGCAACCTCGGTTCCGGTGGCGGCCTGAACGTGAACCTGCCGACGGCGACCCAGGGCGGCAATTTCGGCCTGGCCATCCTCGGTGCGAACTACGCGATCGACCTGGAACTGTCGGCGGCGCAGACCGAAGGCCGTGGCGAAGTGGTCTCCAGCCCGCGTGTCATCACGGCCAATCAGCAGGAAGCGGTCATCCGCCAGGGCCAGCAGATCGGCTACGTGACGTATCAGAACGGCGGCACCACCGGTGGTTCGGCGCCGACGGCATCCGTGCAGTTCAAGGACGCCGTGCTCGAGCTGAAGGTCACCCCGACCATCACCGCCGACAACCGCATCTACCTGGCCATCAACGTGAAGAAGGATGCGCTCGCCGCCTTCGTCGACACGCCGAACGGCAAGGTGCCGCAGATTGATACCCGCGAGATCAACACCTCGGTGCTCGTCGATAACGGCCAGACGGTGGTGCTGGGCGGTATCTACGAAATCACCAAGGCGAACTCGATCACCAAGGTGCCGGGTCTGGGCGATATCCCGGGCGTGGGCATCCTGTTCCGCAAGACGACCCGCCAGAACGACAAGGCTGAGCTGCTGATCTTCGTGACGCCGCGCATCCTGAGTGAAAGTCTGAAGTGATCTTGAGCAGTTGATGGAATGGGGAGGGGCGCCCGATGGGCGCCCTTTCTTTTTGGGAGGGGGGAAGTCGGCGGCTGCGCCGCCTGTGAACGGTAAACGGTAAAAGCAGAAGAGCAGGTGCTTGTCCGCTCTTACTGTTCACCGTTCCCCGTTTACAGCCCTGCGCAGCAGGGCGACTTAACAGCCTCGCGCAATGTGGCGCCCCCACCCCTGCCATCAGTCCCACCGTTCCCTGAGCGCCCCCGGGCTAAACTTCCGGACGAAGCTGCGGTCTGTTACCGCACGATGTGCGACGGAATTCCTTGATGGACATGCCCCAGGCCCAACCTGCCAGCCGCCTGCAAGAGGCGTTCGTGCGACTGCGTGAACACCTGCAGGAAGGCATCATTGGCCAACCTCACCTGATCGACTGCCTCCTGATCGCCTTGCTGGCCGATGGCCACCTGCTGGTCGAAGGTGCCCCCGGCCTGGCCAAGACGACGGCGGTAAAGGCCCTGGCCGCCTGTGTCGAGGCCGACTTCCACCGCGTGCAGTTCACGCCCGATCTGTTGCCCGCGGATCTCACCGGCACCGATATCTTCCGGCCGCAGTCGGGGAGCTTCGAATTCGAACGCGGCCCGCTGTTCCACAACATCGTGCTGGCCGATGAAATCAACCGCGCGCCGGCCAAGGTGCAATCGGCGTTGCTCGAAGCCATGGCCGAACGCCAGATCACCATTGGGCGCAGCACCTGGGCGCTGCCGGAACTGTTCATGGTGATGGCCACGCAGAATCCGATCGAACAGGAAGGCACGTTCGCGTTGCCCGAAGCGCAACTCGACCGCTTCGTCATGCATGTGACCATTGGCTATCCCGATGCATCGTCCGAGCTGGCCATCCTCAAGCTGGCGCGCGAACAGGCGCGTCGCAGTCTCCATCCGCAACCCGAGGCGCGTGCGGTCCTTACCCAGGCCGACGTCTTCGCCGCGCGCGATGCCGTGCTTGCGGTGCATGTCGCGCCGGCGCTCGAAACCTATCTCGCCCAACTGGTGCTGGCGAGCCGCGACGCCGGCGCCTACGGCCCTGAGCTGAAGCGGTGGATCGCCTGGGGTGCCAGTCCGCGCGGCACCATCGCGCTCGATCGATGCGCGCGCGCCCACGCCTGGCTCGCCGGCCGTGACTACGTCCTGCCCGAAGACGTCCATGCCATCGCGCACGATGTCCTCCGGCATCGCATCCTCCTCAGCTACGAGGCCGAGGCCGAAGGCGTCCGCAGCGATCAGGTCATCACGCGCCTGCTGGACCTCGTGCCACTGCCGTGAGCGCCGTTCTCGCTACGCCCACTGACGGCGACGGCCGCACCCGGGTCGCCGTCACCGAGCTGATCGCGCTGCGTGCACGCGTGGCGCGCGTGTCGTGGCCGCCCGTGCAAAGTCGCGCAAGTTCGGCGGGGCAGCAGCACAGTCGCCTCTACGGGCGAGGCATGGACTACGCCGAGTCGCGCGCCTACCAGCCCGGCGATGACGTCCGTCGCCTGGACTGGCGACTGACGGCGCGCAGCGGCAAGTTGCACACCAAGCTGTTTCAGGAGGAGCGCGAGGGCCGCGTCCTGGTGCTGCTGGATACCCACGCCAGCATGCGCTTCGGAACGCGTGCGCGCTTCAAGTCCGTACAGGCGGCGCGCGCGGCGGCGCTGGTCGCTTGGTTTGCCGTGCGTGCAGGCGAGCGCATTGGTGCGATGGCTTTCGGTGCCTGCGATCGCGTGCTCAAACCGCGAGGCGGCGTGCGCGGGGCCCTGGCGTTCTGCGGCGCGCTGGGCGAGTGGGATGCCCTGGAAAATCCTGCGCAGTTCGAGCCACTTTCCGACGCCCTTGCCCGTGCGGGTCGACTGCTGCACGGCGCCAGTCGCGTCATCCTGATCAGCGATGGTTTCAGCTGCGATGAAGCCGCGCGCAAACGATTGCTGGATCTGCGGCACCACGCCAGTGTCGGAGTCCTCATGGTGGGCGATCCGCTGGAACTCGCCAGTGCGCCCGCCGGGCGTTATCCGCTGGAGCATGATGGCGTGCGCCGCGAAGTGGCCCTGGAAGCCGATCGCCAGCGCGAGACGTTTCAACGCGCGCTCGGTGCCGGCCAGCAACGTCTCGGTGATCTCGCACGCGCGCTCGGCCTGCGCCGCCGCACGATCGACACGACAGCCGATCCGATGGATGCCGTCACCGCGCTGATGGGGCAGGGCGGGGGCGTCACATGATGTTCCCGTCAGCGCCTGCGCCCGGGAAGGCGAGCGGCCCCGTCCTGCGGGACATCCATCTGCCGCCCGAGCCCTCATGGTGGCCGCCCGCGCCCGGCTGGTGGATGCTGGCGGCGCTGGTTCTGATGACCCTGCTGGGTGTCGTCATCGCGTCGGTGATGCGCCGGCGTCGCCGGATGCGTATCGCCGCCATCGTCGCCGAGGTGGATACCTTCGTGGCGATGCATGGCAACCACGCGGTCCAGCTGGCTGGCCAGCTGCATCAGTTGCTGCGACGCGCGGCGCGACACATCGATCCACGCGCCACCCATCTTCGTGGCGACGCCTGGCAGGCGTGTCTTGCCACGGTGCCGGTCCCGGCCGACGTGTTGCATCAATTGCATTCGCTCGATGACGCGATGTACCGACCCGCGGCCGCCTTCGATGCCAGGCTCGCGGCAGCGGCAACCCGCCAATGGCTGCTGACGGCGCTTGAGCGTGGCCACGTGCGGACCCGGCCGGTGTCGCGCAAGCCACAAGCGGAGTCGAGTCGTGCCTGAGTTCGCCTGGCCATGGATGTTCCTCCTGCTACCGCTGCCCTGGATTGTGCGGCGCTTCGTCAGCCCGGCGGCGCCTGGGCAGGCGTTGCACCTACCCCATCCGGGCCTGCAACTGGCGGCCGTGGCCGAGGCAGCGCCCAGCCGGATGCGTTCGGTCGTGCTCGTGCTGGCATGGTGTTGCCTGGTCGGCGCCGCGGCGCGGCCGCAGTGGATCGGACCTCCGCAATCGCAGGAGCGCAGCGGGCGAGCGATGATGCTGGCAGTCGATCTTTCCGGCAGCATGCGCACGTCCGACATGCACCTTGCCGGCCAGCCCGTCACGCGCTTTGGCGCGGTCGAAGCCATTGCCGGTGATTTCATCAGTCGGCGCAGCGGCGACGAACTGGGTTTGATCCTTTTCGGCAGTCGCGCTTTTCTGGTGACGCCGCTCACGTATGACCTTGCTGCGGTCAAGGCGCAGCTGGCCGGTGCAACGGTCGGCCTCGCCGGCACCGAAACAGCCATCGGCGATGCGCTTGGTGTTGCCGTCAAGCGACTCGCCGCCATGCCCGAGCAGGCGCGCGTGCTCGTGCTGCTCACCGACGGCGTCAACAACGCCGGAAATATCACGCCACTGGACGCCGCCCATGCCGCGCAGTCGGCTGGTGTCCGCGTCTACACGATCGGCATCGGAGCGACGGAAATGCAGGTGCCGGATTTCTTCGGTACGCGCACCGTCAATCCCTCGGCGGATCTGGATGAGGGGATGCTCAGGCAGATCGCCAGCGAAACCGGCGGTCGCTACTTCCGCGCTACCGATACGTCGGAGCTGGCGACGGCCTACCGCACGATTGACGCACTCGAGCCCATGCCACAGCAAGGCCCGCCGCTGCGTCCCCGCCGTGAGTTGTTTCGATGGCCCTTGCTGGCGGGTATCGCACTAACCTTGTTGTCCGGGTTGATGCTCGCGCCGCGGCGCCGCCTGGCGGTGACCACATGATTGGCATGCTTCAGGACTTTCATTTTCTGCGACCCCTCTGGTTGCTCGGCCTGTTGGCCGTTCCGGTGCTGTGGTGGATGGGCTCGCGTCGTTCGGCGGCGCAGCGCGAACTGGCGCGCCTGGTCGATCCCGAACTGCTCCCGCACGTGCTTTACGGCAAGGCAAGCACGCAGCGTTCACCGGCCATGTTGATGGCATCGGCGGCGGCGCTGTGCGCGCTGGCCTTGGCCGGCCCGACCTGGAGTCGCGTTGACTCGCCGCTTTACGCCAATCAGTCCGCACAGGTCGTGGCCATCTCGCTGTCGCAACGCATGCTTGCGCGCGACGTGGCGCCGACGCGCCTCGATCGCGCCAAACTCAAGGCGCGCGATCTGCTTGATGTGAATCGCGATGGACTCAACGGCTTGATTGCGTACGCCGGCGAGGCGTTTGCCGTGGCACCGCTCACCAACGATGCCGCCAGCCTGCATGACCTGCTGGACGCACTGTCGCCGGATACGATGCCCATCGAAGGCGACGATGCCGCGCAGGCCATCGAGCGCGGCGCGCAGATGATCCATGACGCCAAGGCCGGGCATGGCGACGTTGTGCTGATCACCGATGCCGTCGACAAGGCCGCCATCGACGCGGCGGCCAGGGTGGCCCAGGCCGGGGTGACCGTCTCGGTCCTCGGCATCGGCACGCCGCAAGGTGCGCCCATTCCGCTCAGCGATGGCAGCCTGGTGCGCGGGGAGCACGGCGACGTGCGCATGGCGCGACGTGACGATGCCTCCCTGGAGGCCCTGGCCGATGCTGGCGACGGACGCTTCGTGCTGTTGAGCGACGACGCGACGGATGTGAAGGCGATCCACGATGCCATGCGCAGCAGTGGCATGGGCGCCACGGTCACCGACGCGCGCGGCGACGAATGGCAGGATCGCGGCGCATGGTTCCTGTTGCCCTTGTTGCCGATCGCCGCGCTCGCGTTTCGACGAGGCTGGGTCCTGGTCGCCGCACTGATGTTCCTGCCGTTGGCATCATCGCCGGCGCAGGCCAGTGGATGGACCGACCTCTGGAAGCGTCCGGACCAGCAGGCCGCGCAAGCGCTCAAGGACGGCCACGCCGAACAGGCGCAGCAGCTTGCCCGCGATCCGGCGTGGCGCGGCGTCGCCGCCTATCGCGCCGCGAAGTACGACGAGGCAGCCGAGGCGCTGCAGCAAGCCAAAGGCGCCGACGCGGCCTACAACCTCGGCAACACGCTTGCGCAACAGCAAAAGTACAAGGAAGCGATCGTTGCCTACGATCGCGCGCTGAAGCTTGATCCGCGCCACCAGGATGCCCTGGCCAATCGCAAGGCCGTTGAGGACTGGATGCGCGAGCATCCCGATCAGCCGCAGGACAAGCAGAAGGACGACAACGACAAGAAGGGCCAGGGCAAGGACGGCCAGTCGGCTGGCACACCCAAGGACGATAAGGACCAGAAAAGCGGCAAGAGCGACGACAAGGACGATACGAAAGATCAGCAGAACAGCGCGTCCAATCAGTCGCAGGATCCCAACGGCAAGGGCAAGGATCAGCCGCAGCAGCAGGGCTCGTCCGATTCGTCGCCTGCCAAGCCGCAGTCGGCGAAAGAGCAAGCCGAGCAGAAAGCCCAGGCCGAGAAGGCACGCCAGGCGCTGCAAAAGCAGATGGACGCCGCCATGCAGCAGAAAGATGCACCGGCGAAACAAGGCAAGGACGACGCCCACGAACTGGGCCAGTTGTCAGCCGACGATCCGCAATCGAAATTGCCAGACGACGTGCGCCGCGCCTTGCAGCGCGTGCCCGACGATCCGGGCGCGCTGCTGCGCCGCAAATTCGAACTGGAGTACCGTCAACGCCACGGCGCGAGCGGGGAGGAAGGCGAGTGACGTTTCGACGCGTGTTGTTGCTGGTGATGCTGAGCCTGTTGCCCGTTTGGGTGGCGGCCACGGAAGTGCGCGCGAGCCTCGATCGGGACAAGGTGGCGCTGGGCGAAACCGTGACGCTGAACCTGCGCGTCGAAGGCGGCGGTATGTTCGACGCGCCCGATCTTTCTGCGCTGAACAAAGATTTCACCGTGCTGGGTACTTCGAACAACACCAGCATCAGCATCATCAATGGCAAGCGCAGCGCGCAGCTGGTCTACGGTGTCGCACTGCGACCCAACCGGGTAGGCACGCTGACCATCCCATCGCTCACCTTTGCCAATGGTTCGACGCAGGCGTTGACGCTGGAAGTCACGCCGGCGGATGACCGTGCCGTGGCCAATGGCCGTAAAGACGTCTATCTGGAGGCGAGCCTTGATCCCCGCGAGGCGTGGGTCGGCGAGCAGGTCGTCTACACCGTCCGGCTCTATCTTGCCTCCCCGCTGGCCAATGGCTCGCTGGACGAGCCGCGTGTACAGGGCGTGGAGCTGTCCAAGATCAGCGACGACCTGAATTACCAGCAGGAGAAGGGCGGCCGGCGTTACAACGTGATCGAGCGCCGTTACGCCTTGATTCCCCAGAAGGCCGGAAAACTGGAGATCCCGCCGATCGCCTTCAGTGGCGAGCTGGTGGAAATGGCCGATCCGGACAGTTTCTTTGGCAGTACCCGCGCCGCGTCGGCGATCTCGCAGCCCGTCACGCTCGATGTGAAGGCGGTGCCGGCCGAAGCCGGCAAGACGGCCTGGCTGCCCGCGCGCGAGCTGACGCTCTCGCTGGACGGGGCCGACGCACGCGGCGCGTTGCACGTCGGCCAGACGCTCAACCTGACCATGACCGTTCAGGCCACCGGCTTGCCGTACGAGGCGCTGCCGTCCCTGAGCCTTCCGTCCATCGACGGCGCCACGGTCTATCCGGACAAACCGGTGAACGGCACGCGCGTGATTGACTCCTGGCTGCAGGGGCGCAGGCAGCAGGGCTTTGCCGTGGTGCCTTCCCGTGCCGGGAAGCTGGACATTCCGGCGACCACGTTGACCTGGTTCAACGTGCGCACCGGACAATCGGAAGTGGCGCGGATCGCTCCCGTGACGCTGGACGTGCTCCCCGCCACGGGGACACCGGCCCCGGCCGCACCGCAGGATCTGCCCGCTCCCAACGTGACGGCGCCGGCTGCGACGACCTCGTCGCCATCGCGCCAGGCACTCGTGGCTGGCGGCATCGTGCTGTTGCTCGTGGGCGGAGCCGTCGGCTTCGCACTCAGCCGGCGCCGGTCGCAGGTCGTCGCGGCGCCTGCGCCGACACCCAGGGCTCCGTCCATCCCCAGTGGCTCGCGCGGCTTGCGAGCGAGCTTCATCGCGGCCGCGCGGGGCAGTGACCCCAAGGCCCAGTACGAAAGCCTGCTGGCCTGGGCACGCCATGAGCGCCCAGGGATCCAAACCCTGGGCGATGTGGAGGCGCAGCTGGCCTCGGCCGAGCAGGGCGCCTGCATCGGGTTGCTGCAGCGCTCGCGCTACGCGCCCATGGCGGAACGCATCGCGGGCGACCGGCTTGCGGCCGCGTTCCGCGATGGATTCCAGTGGAAGGATTCAGGGCCGCGTGAAACGGGAGGTGCCCTGGCGCCTCTCTATCCGTTCAAGACCGACTGACGATCTTCACGCCAGCGCGGCGCGCCAGAGACTGGCCATGCCAGGGTTGAATGCACAGAGCGTGATGGAGGTGGCGGGGTGGAGCCGGAGCGCTTCGCGCAGTGCGATCACCGACACCTGCGCCGCATCCTCCAGCGGGTAGCCGTAGATGCCGCAGCTGATGGCCGGGAAGGCCAGGGTGTGCAGGTCATGGCGTGCGGCAACCTCCACGCTGCGGCGATAGCAGCTCGCCAGCAAGGCGGGCTCGTCCTGCGATCCTCCGTTCCAGACGGGCCCAACCGTGTGGATGACGAAGCGGGCCGGCAGGCGAAAACCGGGCGTTATGCGAGCCTCTCCCGTGGGGCAGCGCACGCGCGGGGCGACCTCCGGGAGTGCGCGGCAGGCCGCAAGCAGATCCGGACCGGCCGCCCGGTGGATAGCGCCGTCCACGCCGCCCCCGCCCAGCAGGGTGACGTTGGCGGCGTTGACGATGGCGTCGACGGCCAGGGTGGTCAGATCGGCAATCTGCACGTCGATGGACATGGCGGGTCGAGACTCCCGGGTTTTGGCCGTATGCTTGGTCGCGGGGCGCCCATCGGGCGTTGGAGGTTTCAGTAGATCATGATGAAAACGGAAGACATCTCGTTCGGCTATCTGCTCAATGACGTGACCTTGCTGTTCCGCAAGCACTTTGACCGCCGGGCCGTGAAATTCGGGCTGACGCGCGCGCAATGGCGCGCCACCAAGGTGCTGTACCACCGCGAGGGGCTGCGCCAGACCGAGCTGGCCGATTTTCTGGAGATGGAGCCCATCGCCGTGGGCCGCGTCATCGACCGCCTGCAGTCGGCCGGCTTCGTCGAGCGTCGCCCGGACCCACGCGATCGTCGCGCCTGGCGTCTCTATGTGACCGAACAGGCCAAGGGCGTGATCGCGGACATGGAGCTGATCGGTCGCGGCCTGCGCAAGGACGCCACGGTCGGCATCGATATCGCCGAGATGCAGCAGGCCATGGACGTGCTCAACCGCATCAAGGACAACCTGCAGGCGCTCGACCAGTCCGCTGAGGAGACTGAGTCGGGCGGTTGAGGTGGGTGGCCCGCTTTGCGGGCCGGGGAGTCGGCGGCGTTGCCGCCTGTATACGGTAAACGGCAAAAGCCAGAGCGGAGCCTCGCTCTTACCTGTTCACCGTTCACAGCCCGCGCAGCGGGCGCACCCACCGGGCGCGAAGCGCCCGCCCCCTGCACCAGTGCCATCAGTCCCTGTCGCCAAGCTGAATTTCCTCGTCATAGTAAGGTCTTTTGCTTAGCTGCCATGGAAGGGGCTGGCAGCGGAATGCCATGAACCGGTTACAACCGGACGGCATCCTTCGCCTTTTTTCGTGTGCATGGGCCATGGGCGGCCCGTGGATCGACTGCCGACCAATGTGAGTTGCCATGCCCTGGAAGAAATCGGTCTTCATCATCCTGATCCTGGCGATCCTCGGCGCCGCCATGCTCGTATTCCGTGGCGGCAAGGACTCCGCCGCACCCCAGGCCAAGTCCGTCGGGGGCGGGCAGGACGTGCCCGTGCAGATCGCCGCCGCCACGCGCGGCGAGATCGATCTCAGCCTGAAGCTGGTGGCGCGCGCCGAAGCCTGGTCGACGGTGTCGATCCGCGCCCGCGTGTCCGGTCAGTTGCAAAAGCTGGCCTTCATCCCTGGTGGCCACGTGAAGCAGGGCGACCTGCTGATCCAGATCGACCCCAGCCTGCTCAAGGCCCAGCTCGACCAGGCCCGCGGCACGGTGGCGAAGGACCAGGCCCAGTTGGTGAAGGCCGAGGCGGACCAGCAGCGCTATACCGACCTGCTCGCCAAGGGCTATGTCTCGCGCGCGGACTACGACACTTACCAGGCCAACCTGGGCATCGCCCGCGCCACGCTGAAGACGGACCAGGCCGCGCAGGAACTGGCGCAGACC
It encodes:
- a CDS encoding PilN domain-containing protein, with protein sequence MAHINLLPWRNERRKQREREFFMQLGAAFVAGVLFVLLWVGWMGQRIDSQNDRNTYMQGEIKQLDERIAKIKDLEKVRERLLARKKIIEELQANRSQMVHLFDELVKTIPSSARLSGLKQTGEAMSLDGVAQSNASVAEYMRNIESSPWMGHADLRKTENTRGDQRMPYSFGLDVALAKPKADDGSDGKEPVIPANAPADASAAAPAPVAAMPAAASAATPAAAPPASTPPAATTSPTVTATPPKAAPAKTEPAPAAKAPAQPQATAPGSAAANGGAKP
- a CDS encoding type 4a pilus biogenesis protein PilO gives rise to the protein MKFLNDLRSLDRNNIGGWPQSIKIFFTVLLFGLIVLLGWYLYINDQQDELATLQGKEQQLKQEFSTKQAKAVNLEALQQQLDEMQDMLRQLLRQLPSRTEMPELLVDVSQTALSAGLETDLFQPGAERPKDFYAEKPIQLRMTGTYHQFGTFISGVASLPRVVILTMHDVSLTPKGNTGQLVLQGTVKTYRYLEDEESAEAKAANAVSGSKKAKNGGRK
- a CDS encoding pilus assembly protein PilP, whose translation is MSLRETVKPMRLARVALVAGALMALAGCSKDDDLRQWVAAEKAKKGAPIPPLPVIKTFETFLYTDQDRRDPFSPSTAELQTGNNAGPRPDEDRVKQPLEAFALDSLKMVGTLGLGNGIEVLIKDPANVIHRVHRGDYMGQNYGHVTAISEDHIELVELVPNGNGGWMERSASIALGEK
- the pilQ gene encoding type IV pilus secretin PilQ; its protein translation is MRQASRRLIAGLLIASTAWSGLVAAATSTLKEITYDTLPGGRIELHLNFAQGPVPEPKIFTTGNPPRIAIDFADTDNAAARHLAINQGSTSGVSAVSAGGRTRVIVELMRDSAYRSRVEGNSLVFTVANGTDATTTTTASNIDPSKALPSAAMGPSVSNIDFRRGPNGEGRVLINFSANGAGADMKREGDKLIVNLSNVNLPADQAKRLDVLDFATPVQYITTKANGPRGGARMEIAVKGSVETSAYQTADQYVVEVAPKKKADPNVGPNGKPLRGQDPVYNGNRVTLNFQDIPVRSALQVLADVSNLNLVASDTVGGSVTLRLVNVPWDQALDVVLRAKNLDKRRNGNVVWIAPQEELARYEQSVADARIKAEDNAELVTDYVPISYGKAADIAKLLTSGSMAGGGGAGGGGGGGQRGFLSPRGSVSFDERTNTLLINDNPQKIREIRDLIAVLDKPVQQVLIESRIVVASDQFSRELGAKFGISGQRTNPSGQVIQTGGKLGDPLGNNTTNQGNLGSGGGLNVNLPTATQGGNFGLAILGANYAIDLELSAAQTEGRGEVVSSPRVITANQQEAVIRQGQQIGYVTYQNGGTTGGSAPTASVQFKDAVLELKVTPTITADNRIYLAINVKKDALAAFVDTPNGKVPQIDTREINTSVLVDNGQTVVLGGIYEITKANSITKVPGLGDIPGVGILFRKTTRQNDKAELLIFVTPRILSESLK
- a CDS encoding AAA family ATPase; the encoded protein is MDMPQAQPASRLQEAFVRLREHLQEGIIGQPHLIDCLLIALLADGHLLVEGAPGLAKTTAVKALAACVEADFHRVQFTPDLLPADLTGTDIFRPQSGSFEFERGPLFHNIVLADEINRAPAKVQSALLEAMAERQITIGRSTWALPELFMVMATQNPIEQEGTFALPEAQLDRFVMHVTIGYPDASSELAILKLAREQARRSLHPQPEARAVLTQADVFAARDAVLAVHVAPALETYLAQLVLASRDAGAYGPELKRWIAWGASPRGTIALDRCARAHAWLAGRDYVLPEDVHAIAHDVLRHRILLSYEAEAEGVRSDQVITRLLDLVPLP